The Penaeus monodon isolate SGIC_2016 chromosome 33, NSTDA_Pmon_1, whole genome shotgun sequence genome includes a window with the following:
- the LOC119594197 gene encoding LOW QUALITY PROTEIN: DNA/RNA-binding protein KIN17-like (The sequence of the model RefSeq protein was modified relative to this genomic sequence to represent the inferred CDS: inserted 1 base in 1 codon), with protein sequence MGKAEKGTPKDLANKMKAKGLQKLRWYCQMCQKQCRDENGFKCHTLSESHQRQLLLFAEDPDKYLDSFSEEFLEGYESLLKRRYGTKRVHANNVYQEYIQDRDHVHMNATKWETLTDFVKWLGREGRCHVDETEKGWYVAYIDRDPETIRRQKQMERRDKYEKNEEERMQEFISRQIELGRAKQGEEEKEYKELQRENEDEVIALDMKLPSSSKTLKASSFNKNALMAGPKSKPKAEEKVRKETKKRTALHDIMKEEMQXKKVKEQIAAKKNKAEKEEKAEIPWLAKGIVVKIITEELGSKYYRAKGVVRDVIDDYGAIVKLLDSGAKIKIDQMALETVIPSLKRKVLILVGKHCKKEAVLESIQEDSFSATLVLDDGQILTNIPYEHFSKLYTS encoded by the exons ATGGGGAAGGCAGAGAAAGGAACACCAAAAGACCTGGCCAATAAGATGAAGGCCAAGGGTCTCCAGAAATTGCGATGGTACTGTCAGATGTGTCAAAAACAATGTCGAGATGAAAATGGATTCAAGTGCCACACTCTGTCAGAAAGTCACCAACGACAGCTCCTCCTTTTTGCTGAAGATCCTGACAAGTACCTGGACAGCTTCTCAGAAGAGTTCCTTGAGGGATATGAAAGCCTTCTTAAGAGAAGGTATGGTACAAAGAGAGTACATGCCAATAATGTGTACCAAGAATACATCCAAGACAGAGACCATGTGCACATGAACGCTACCAAATGGGAGACTCTTACTGATTTTGTCAAGTGGCTCGGGCGAGAAGGGAGGTGCCATGTTGATGAAACAGAGAAGGGATGGTATGTGGCATATATCGATAGGGATCCTGAGACCATCCGAAGACAGAAACAAATGGAGAGGCGtgataaatatgagaaaaatgaagaggaacgAATGCAAGAGTTTATATCCCGACAAATTGAGCTTGGTCGGGCTAAGCagggtgaagaagagaaggaatacaAGGAATTGCAACGAGAGAATGAAGATGAAGTGATAGCCCTAGATATGAAGCTACCCAGCTCATCTAAAACACTAAAGGCAAGTAGCTTCAACAAAAATGCCTTAATGGCAGGACCAAAAAGCAAGCCAAAGGCAGAGGAGAAAgtcagaaaagaaacaaagaagaggacAGCTCTTCATGACATCATGAAAgaggaaatgc ataaaaaagtaaaggaacAAATAGcagccaaaaaaaacaaagccgaaaaagaagaaaaggctgAGATACCTTGGTTAGCAAAAGGAATTGTTGTTAAGATCATCACAGAAGAACTAGGCTCCAAATATTATAGAGCAAAAGGAGTTGTTCGAGATGTGATTGATGACTATGGCGCGATAGTGAAGTTATTAGATTCCGGTGCAAAGATTAAGATAGACCAAATGGCTTTAGAGACTGTAATCCCCTCACTTAAAAGGAAAGTACTGATTCTTGTTGGCAAACACTGTAAGAAAGAAGCCGTGCTTGAAAGCATCCAGGAGGACTCTTTTAGTGCCACACTAGTTTTGGATGATGGACAGATATTAACAAATATTCCTTATGAACATTTTAGTAAATTATACACTTCCTGA